The Candidatus Methylacidiphilales bacterium genome contains a region encoding:
- a CDS encoding polysaccharide biosynthesis tyrosine autokinase codes for MPESPEVSLHFSDYWRVIKNRWPIIATVFVLVVATTYFYTRSLSKIYSASAVIKVERENKDVSIFKQEMQGFDPVFFQTEYELIQSKKVLYPVIDKMGLQDVLAKQLGLEHMERDQVYFLLRNNFLKVQPYRNTNLIEIAVESQDAGQAADLANVITRQYQEYRIQDINEKSSKGLQTIREELDKQKKTVQEASAKVEKIRKDKNIDEEASSGADATTSQEMELQRKEALLTEAKADALGRQVRYDKVKNMSIEELETVLRSIGIEDSTISTLEQNFLSTQQNIEYLAKQGYESDHPKVKSAVASLDKIRSQLNQQIAGIKTGLEIDCQVANSKVKSIEDDVTAMRNKNRAKKSDDMVQFEEAKRELTTQQSLLDVLMGRFKQESFDSQIGSRPVIIVNEAEVNREAIRPRMSLNIALAVAVGLVLGISLAFFIEYLDTSVKSLDDVERYLNATVVGVIPNGVNTLNLEGPDSPNAEAYRILRAKLDLKAKPDGATTVTIVSGGPGEGKTTTLFNLAYVCAYSGINTLIVDTDFRRHSINTLLGVENGQGLADFLLGYLPLHECIKSTEIPNLQIITAGKLPPQCMGALSPAKMSEIIAVLKPHYDVIMFDSPPILGISDAAVIVHEVDMTLLAIQHRRYPRNISWRAKKVIEEVQGRFAGVVLNKVLLRSDESYYYYTSYYGYHGYYDEDSRQEAKDRAKTNKQKMRKQFAKNTDKNRPNTPSSKQDGDLY; via the coding sequence ATGCCTGAAAGCCCGGAAGTAAGTCTTCATTTCAGCGATTACTGGCGCGTTATCAAAAATCGCTGGCCCATCATCGCCACGGTTTTTGTTTTGGTCGTGGCCACCACCTATTTCTACACACGGAGCCTGTCCAAGATTTATTCGGCTTCTGCGGTGATCAAAGTTGAGCGCGAAAACAAGGACGTGTCGATTTTCAAGCAAGAGATGCAGGGGTTTGACCCGGTTTTTTTCCAGACGGAATATGAGCTGATCCAGTCGAAAAAAGTTCTTTATCCAGTCATTGATAAAATGGGTTTGCAGGACGTGCTTGCCAAGCAGTTGGGCTTGGAGCACATGGAACGGGACCAGGTTTATTTCCTGCTCCGCAACAACTTCCTGAAAGTACAACCTTATCGCAATACCAATCTGATTGAGATTGCCGTTGAAAGCCAGGATGCGGGCCAAGCCGCCGACCTGGCCAATGTGATTACCCGGCAATACCAGGAATACCGCATTCAGGATATCAACGAAAAATCAAGCAAAGGCCTGCAGACCATCCGAGAGGAACTGGACAAGCAAAAGAAGACGGTCCAGGAAGCCAGCGCAAAGGTGGAGAAAATCCGCAAGGACAAGAACATTGATGAGGAGGCTAGCAGCGGCGCTGATGCCACAACATCGCAGGAAATGGAATTACAGCGGAAGGAAGCGCTCCTGACTGAAGCCAAGGCTGATGCGCTGGGCCGGCAGGTGCGATATGACAAAGTCAAAAACATGAGCATTGAGGAACTGGAAACGGTTCTTCGCTCCATTGGCATTGAAGATTCGACAATTTCCACTCTGGAACAAAATTTTCTGAGCACACAACAGAACATTGAATATCTCGCGAAGCAGGGATACGAGTCCGATCACCCCAAGGTAAAATCCGCCGTCGCTTCACTTGACAAAATCCGCAGCCAGCTCAATCAACAGATTGCGGGAATCAAGACGGGATTGGAAATCGACTGCCAGGTTGCCAACAGCAAGGTCAAGAGCATCGAAGATGACGTGACTGCCATGCGGAACAAAAACCGGGCCAAGAAATCAGATGACATGGTACAGTTTGAGGAGGCAAAGCGGGAATTGACTACCCAGCAGTCACTGCTGGATGTTCTCATGGGGCGCTTCAAACAGGAGTCTTTTGATTCCCAGATCGGCAGCCGCCCGGTCATTATTGTGAACGAAGCGGAGGTTAACCGGGAGGCCATCCGGCCCCGGATGAGTTTGAATATTGCGCTCGCAGTTGCCGTTGGCCTGGTTCTGGGGATCTCGCTGGCCTTTTTCATCGAATATCTGGATACCAGCGTGAAGTCATTGGATGACGTCGAACGTTACCTGAATGCGACCGTGGTTGGCGTGATTCCAAATGGAGTCAACACGCTGAATCTGGAAGGACCGGACTCGCCCAATGCCGAAGCTTATCGCATCCTTCGCGCCAAGCTGGATCTTAAGGCCAAGCCGGATGGCGCCACAACCGTCACGATCGTCAGTGGTGGACCGGGAGAGGGAAAGACGACAACCCTGTTCAATCTGGCCTATGTTTGCGCGTATAGCGGCATCAATACGCTGATTGTGGACACGGATTTCCGTCGGCACTCGATCAATACCCTGCTGGGTGTTGAGAACGGCCAGGGACTTGCAGATTTCTTGCTGGGCTATCTTCCATTGCACGAATGCATCAAGAGCACCGAAATTCCAAACTTGCAGATAATCACCGCGGGGAAGCTTCCGCCGCAGTGCATGGGGGCTCTCAGCCCGGCCAAGATGTCCGAAATCATTGCCGTATTGAAACCCCATTACGACGTGATCATGTTTGATTCACCGCCGATTCTCGGCATCAGCGACGCCGCTGTGATCGTGCATGAAGTGGACATGACGCTATTGGCGATCCAGCACCGGCGCTATCCACGCAATATTTCGTGGCGCGCCAAAAAGGTAATCGAAGAAGTGCAGGGCCGTTTTGCTGGGGTGGTACTCAACAAGGTTTTGTTGCGCAGCGACGAGTCGTATTATTATTACACCAGTTATTATGGATACCACGGCTATTACGATGAGGATTCACGCCAGGAAGCCAAGGATCGAGCCAAAACCAACAAGCAAAAAATGCGCAAGCAGTTTGCCAAAAACACGGATAAAAACAGACCAAACACGCCTTCCTCAAAGCAGGACGGTGATTTGTATTGA
- a CDS encoding polysaccharide biosynthesis/export family protein: MRSLSALFPGLPVLLLVLSGCSSFHSGSQASSDLMKTAQPASVHKPDDLIRSGDSLIIRLTGVPTDDQGVFEVKVDESGQISMPYIGNIPAVGLTTVLLKQKIETLYKLKKIFTNPNITVLANQERYVSVTGEVRNPQRMIYTKDITALSAIAGCGGFTDYADRRHCKVLRGPDTIEFNANDILNDPSKDVPLLPDDKIQINRSIF, from the coding sequence ATGCGCAGCCTATCAGCATTGTTTCCCGGCCTTCCAGTCCTGTTGCTGGTCTTGTCGGGATGTTCCTCATTCCATTCCGGCTCCCAGGCATCCTCGGACCTGATGAAAACGGCCCAGCCTGCCAGTGTGCACAAGCCGGATGATTTGATCCGAAGCGGCGACAGCCTTATTATCCGCCTCACGGGCGTTCCGACGGATGACCAGGGTGTGTTTGAAGTCAAGGTGGATGAAAGCGGCCAGATTTCCATGCCCTATATCGGCAATATACCCGCCGTTGGATTGACAACCGTTTTGCTGAAGCAAAAGATCGAAACCCTCTACAAACTGAAAAAGATTTTTACCAATCCTAATATTACGGTGCTGGCAAATCAGGAACGTTATGTCAGTGTAACAGGCGAAGTGAGAAACCCTCAAAGAATGATATACACAAAGGATATTACGGCGCTGAGCGCCATTGCCGGCTGCGGGGGATTTACCGATTACGCGGATCGTCGGCATTGCAAGGTTCTGCGGGGTCCTGATACGATTGAATTTAATGCCAATGATATTTTGAATGATCCCTCGAAGGACGTCCCTCTGTTGCCAGATGACAAAATCCAGATTAACCGGAGCATTTTTTAA
- the rsfS gene encoding ribosome silencing factor, whose protein sequence is MSLSDVKLAKICRDFALEKKALNPLILDLSKLNSPASFFLICSGESEPQLKAIADSILTGLKVQHGLRAAGHEGSSASQWIILDYGSLLVHVMHPEKRRYYNLENLWRDAKLVK, encoded by the coding sequence ATGAGTCTCTCTGACGTAAAACTCGCAAAAATCTGCCGGGACTTTGCGCTTGAGAAAAAGGCTTTAAATCCGCTCATTTTGGATCTTTCAAAGCTGAACAGTCCCGCCTCCTTTTTCCTGATTTGTTCCGGCGAATCGGAACCCCAACTCAAAGCGATCGCGGACTCCATTCTCACGGGGCTCAAGGTGCAACACGGGTTGCGGGCTGCGGGACATGAGGGCAGCAGCGCCAGCCAGTGGATCATTCTTGATTACGGAAGCCTGCTGGTGCATGTCATGCACCCCGAGAAGCGCCGCTATTACAATCTCGAAAATCTTTGGCGGGATGCCAAGTTGGTCAAATAG
- the argS gene encoding arginine--tRNA ligase produces the protein MENNLKIGAGPWAKPCQDERFGHFQTHLALVAGKSLQANPREIATRLASCFEGRKEFQKVEIAGPGFVNFTFTPEAIANALSIMACDPKLSIPATGKPLAILLDFSSPNVAKEMHVGHIRSTVLGESLARILSALGHHVIRDNHLGDWGTQFGMVLLGYKRGGSEEALRSDPFGHLEALYKNVQEESKTNPETLNQARNELLKLQQGDPENRALWQKFIDLSKDAIARIYERLDVRFDHTLGESFYNDQLPLVVDELLKKGIARKSEGAVAVFSDHTLPENNDPFLVNGKEGLKDNPFLIQKSDGAFLYGTTDLATIWYRVKQLKVDKAVYVTDARQQLHFRQLFATVQRWGLKVELEHVWFGTILGPDKTPIKTREGKPVKLKALLDEAEERAQAVISAKRGDLPAERQREIARTVGLGALKYADLSQNRNLDYVFDWDRLLSFDGNTAPYLLNAYVRTRSILRRAGSAGGSSGFELADAVEQELARKLLAFGDVVQLAAAEYRPHHICNYLYECAALFHRFFENCPVLKAESESLKNSRLQLCRLAGDVLQRGLHLLGIQTLEEM, from the coding sequence GTGGAAAACAATTTAAAAATCGGCGCGGGTCCGTGGGCCAAACCCTGCCAGGATGAACGTTTTGGGCATTTCCAGACTCATTTGGCGCTCGTCGCCGGTAAAAGCCTGCAAGCCAACCCGCGGGAGATCGCCACACGCTTGGCCTCCTGTTTTGAAGGCCGGAAGGAATTCCAAAAGGTCGAAATCGCCGGGCCCGGATTTGTCAACTTCACCTTTACACCCGAAGCCATTGCCAACGCGCTGTCCATCATGGCCTGCGACCCAAAATTATCCATTCCGGCAACCGGGAAACCTCTGGCCATCCTGCTCGATTTCAGCTCGCCCAATGTGGCAAAGGAAATGCATGTCGGCCACATCCGCAGCACAGTGTTGGGAGAAAGCCTCGCCCGCATCCTGTCCGCCCTCGGCCATCATGTGATCCGTGACAATCACCTGGGCGACTGGGGCACGCAGTTCGGGATGGTTTTGTTAGGCTATAAGCGTGGAGGAAGCGAGGAAGCCCTGAGATCGGACCCCTTCGGCCATCTCGAGGCGCTTTACAAGAATGTACAGGAAGAAAGCAAAACGAACCCGGAAACTCTCAACCAAGCCCGGAATGAACTGTTAAAACTTCAGCAGGGAGATCCGGAAAACCGCGCGCTCTGGCAAAAATTCATCGATCTTTCAAAGGATGCCATTGCTCGCATTTACGAGCGCCTGGATGTGCGTTTCGACCACACGCTGGGAGAAAGCTTTTACAACGACCAGCTTCCCCTTGTGGTGGACGAATTGTTGAAAAAGGGCATCGCCCGAAAAAGCGAAGGTGCCGTCGCCGTCTTTTCCGACCATACGCTGCCGGAAAATAACGACCCCTTTCTTGTGAACGGGAAGGAAGGCCTCAAGGACAATCCGTTTTTGATTCAAAAATCGGACGGAGCTTTTCTCTATGGCACCACCGACCTCGCCACCATCTGGTATCGTGTCAAACAACTGAAAGTGGACAAGGCCGTCTATGTGACCGATGCGCGCCAACAATTGCATTTCCGCCAATTATTTGCCACGGTCCAACGTTGGGGCCTGAAGGTTGAATTGGAACATGTCTGGTTCGGAACCATTCTTGGACCGGACAAAACCCCCATCAAGACCCGGGAAGGCAAACCCGTCAAATTAAAGGCCCTGCTGGATGAAGCCGAAGAACGGGCACAGGCCGTCATCTCAGCCAAACGCGGCGATTTGCCCGCGGAGCGGCAACGCGAAATCGCACGCACTGTCGGGCTTGGCGCGCTTAAATACGCCGATTTGTCCCAAAACCGGAATTTGGATTATGTTTTTGATTGGGACCGTCTGCTGTCGTTTGATGGCAACACCGCGCCTTATCTCCTGAATGCCTATGTCCGCACCCGTTCCATCCTTCGCCGCGCCGGAAGCGCCGGGGGTTCATCAGGTTTCGAACTGGCCGACGCTGTGGAACAGGAGCTTGCCCGGAAACTCCTGGCATTCGGCGATGTTGTGCAACTTGCCGCCGCCGAATACAGGCCGCACCACATTTGCAATTATCTCTACGAGTGCGCGGCCCTTTTTCACCGCTTCTTTGAAAACTGCCCGGTGCTAAAGGCGGAAAGCGAATCTCTTAAAAATTCGAGGCTGCAGCTTTGCCGTCTTGCCGGCGACGTGCTGCAACGGGGCCTGCATCTGCTTGGTATCCAGACCTTGGAGGAAATGTAA